In Qipengyuania psychrotolerans, one DNA window encodes the following:
- the rho gene encoding transcription termination factor Rho yields MHLKDLKEKPPADLVAMAEELGVEGASTMRRQDLMFCILRELAEDEEYDEKIMGIGTIEVLQDGFGFLRSPEANYLAGPDDIYVSPNQVRKAGLRTGDTVEGEIRAPREGERYFALTKLTSVNFEDPDQVRQRTNFDNLTPLYPEEKLTLDTLDPTVKDKSARVIDIISPQGKGQRALIVAPPRTGKTVLLQNIAKAITDNHPEVFLLVLLVDERPEEVTDMQRSVKGEVISSTFDEPANRHVQVAEMVIEKAKRLVEHKRDVVILLDSITRLGRAYNTVVPSSGKVLTGGVDANALQRPKRFFGAARNIEEGGSLSIIATALIDTGSRMDEVIFEEFKGTGNSEIVLDRKVADKRIFPALDVGKSGTRKEELLVEKDKLSKMWVLRRILMQMGTIDAMEFLLDKMKDSKTNEDFFANMNQ; encoded by the coding sequence ATGCATCTCAAAGATCTCAAAGAAAAACCGCCCGCTGACCTCGTGGCAATGGCCGAGGAACTGGGCGTCGAAGGCGCTTCCACCATGCGCCGGCAGGACCTGATGTTCTGCATCTTGCGCGAACTGGCGGAAGACGAAGAATACGACGAAAAGATCATGGGCATCGGCACGATCGAAGTGCTGCAGGATGGCTTCGGCTTCCTGCGCAGCCCCGAAGCTAACTACCTTGCCGGCCCGGACGATATCTACGTCTCGCCGAACCAGGTCCGCAAAGCCGGCCTGCGCACAGGCGACACGGTCGAGGGCGAAATCCGCGCACCACGGGAAGGCGAGCGTTATTTTGCGCTGACCAAGCTGACTAGCGTGAATTTCGAAGATCCGGACCAGGTTCGCCAGCGTACCAATTTCGACAATCTCACGCCGCTTTACCCGGAAGAGAAACTCACGCTCGATACTCTTGATCCCACGGTCAAGGACAAGTCGGCCCGCGTGATCGATATCATCTCGCCGCAGGGCAAGGGACAGCGCGCACTGATCGTTGCGCCGCCGCGCACCGGTAAAACCGTACTGCTGCAGAATATTGCCAAGGCGATCACCGACAATCATCCTGAGGTGTTCCTGCTGGTTCTGCTCGTCGACGAGCGTCCCGAGGAAGTCACCGACATGCAGCGCAGCGTGAAGGGCGAGGTCATCTCCTCCACTTTCGACGAACCTGCCAATCGCCACGTCCAGGTTGCCGAAATGGTGATCGAAAAGGCCAAGCGCCTTGTCGAGCACAAGCGCGACGTCGTGATCCTGCTCGATTCCATCACCCGCCTCGGCCGCGCCTACAACACCGTGGTGCCAAGCTCGGGCAAGGTGCTTACCGGCGGTGTTGATGCCAACGCACTTCAGCGTCCCAAACGCTTCTTTGGTGCGGCTCGTAACATCGAGGAGGGCGGATCGCTCTCGATCATTGCAACAGCCCTGATCGATACCGGCAGCCGCATGGACGAAGTCATCTTCGAAGAATTCAAGGGCACGGGTAACAGCGAAATCGTCCTTGATCGCAAGGTCGCCGACAAGCGCATCTTCCCGGCTCTGGATGTTGGCAAGTCCGGCACCCGCAAGGAAGAGTTGCTGGTCGAAAAGGACAAGCTGTCCAAGATGTGGGTCCTGCGCCGTATCCTCATGCAGATGGGTACGATCGACGCGATGGAATTCCTGCTCGACAAGATGAAGGATTCCAAGACCAACGAAGACTTCTTCGCCAATATGAACCAGTAA
- a CDS encoding nuclear transport factor 2 family protein: MNAAKGLANWHRVMDGGSKPGDLAAIIRKDAVFHSPVVHTPQTGCDLVVAYLSAAGQTLGNDSFSYVRELVDGENAMLEFQTQMDGIQVNGIDLIRFDEDGMIADFKVMVRPLKAVNKVWEMMAAQLEADKQP; the protein is encoded by the coding sequence ATGAACGCTGCAAAGGGTTTGGCCAATTGGCACCGGGTTATGGACGGGGGCTCGAAGCCCGGGGATCTGGCTGCGATCATCCGCAAAGACGCGGTGTTCCATTCGCCAGTAGTACATACGCCGCAAACAGGTTGCGACCTCGTCGTCGCCTATTTGTCAGCAGCCGGACAAACCCTGGGCAACGACAGCTTCAGCTATGTCCGCGAATTGGTCGACGGTGAAAATGCCATGCTGGAATTCCAGACCCAGATGGACGGCATCCAGGTAAATGGCATCGACCTGATCCGTTTTGACGAGGACGGTATGATTGCGGACTTCAAGGTCATGGTCAGACCGCTCAAGGCGGTCAACAAGGTCTGGGAAATGATGGCTGCGCAGCTTGAGGCAGATAAACAACCTTAA
- a CDS encoding dienelactone hydrolase family protein → MSEMVTISTLDGDNSFNTYVARPAGTPKAAIVVIQEIFGINAGIRRKCDKLAEDGYLAVAPDLFWQFEDGIELDPDIEPEMNKALDLFGKFDQDQGIRDIEAAIKFARSQGCAKVGAVGYCLGGRLAYMTAARTDSDATVGYYAVGIDNLLHEKHAIANPLMLHIPTEDGFVDKATQKAMHEGLDDHPKVVLHDYEGLDHGFATEFGKRRSEEAANLADSRTSKFFAEHLG, encoded by the coding sequence ATGAGCGAGATGGTCACGATTTCCACCCTGGACGGGGATAACAGCTTCAACACCTATGTCGCGCGCCCGGCTGGCACACCCAAGGCAGCGATCGTTGTGATTCAGGAGATTTTCGGGATTAACGCCGGCATACGCCGCAAATGCGACAAGCTGGCCGAGGACGGATATCTCGCAGTGGCACCTGACTTGTTCTGGCAATTCGAAGACGGCATCGAACTGGACCCCGACATCGAGCCGGAGATGAACAAGGCTTTGGATCTGTTTGGAAAGTTCGATCAGGACCAGGGGATCCGCGACATTGAAGCGGCGATAAAATTTGCCCGGTCCCAAGGTTGCGCCAAAGTTGGAGCAGTGGGCTACTGCCTCGGCGGAAGGCTGGCTTACATGACCGCGGCACGCACGGATAGCGATGCGACGGTCGGTTATTATGCTGTCGGCATCGACAACCTGCTCCACGAAAAGCACGCCATCGCCAACCCGCTGATGCTTCACATTCCGACCGAAGATGGATTTGTGGACAAGGCCACCCAGAAAGCCATGCACGAAGGCCTGGATGACCATCCAAAGGTGGTTCTGCACGATTATGAAGGCCTCGATCACGGATTCGCGACCGAGTTCGGCAAGCGCAGGAGCGAAGAAGCAGCCAACCTTGCAGATTCCCGCACCAGCAAATTCTTCGCAGAACATTTGGGCTAG
- a CDS encoding Maf family protein — MSAIGGTGIILASNSASRKAMLEAAGVNFTARAGDVDERALEAEMQDAEPAEIAQALAAAKATSLDADELVLGSDSLVEVGGRRFDKPASREQAAEHLRFFSGKVMTLHSAAALARRGKIVWMGSDFARLRVRELSSEFIEAYLDAEWPEVSYCVGVFRIEGPGVQLFDSIMGDQFTVLGMPLLQVLDALRDEGALPL; from the coding sequence ATGAGCGCGATTGGCGGAACCGGGATTATCCTCGCCTCCAATTCGGCGTCTCGCAAGGCAATGCTGGAGGCCGCCGGTGTAAACTTCACTGCGCGCGCCGGAGATGTCGACGAGCGCGCCCTGGAAGCAGAAATGCAAGACGCCGAACCTGCTGAAATTGCGCAAGCCTTGGCGGCGGCTAAGGCGACATCGTTGGATGCCGATGAGCTCGTGCTCGGCAGCGATTCGCTGGTGGAAGTAGGCGGACGCCGCTTCGACAAGCCGGCATCACGGGAGCAGGCGGCGGAACACCTGCGTTTCTTTTCGGGCAAGGTCATGACGCTGCACAGTGCCGCGGCCTTGGCGCGAAGGGGCAAGATCGTCTGGATGGGGTCTGACTTTGCGCGCCTGCGAGTGCGGGAGCTTTCGAGCGAATTCATCGAGGCCTATCTCGATGCCGAATGGCCCGAGGTTTCCTATTGTGTCGGTGTTTTCCGGATCGAAGGTCCCGGCGTGCAATTGTTTGACAGCATCATGGGTGATCAGTTCACCGTGCTTGGAATGCCGTTGTTGCAGGTGCTTGACGCGCTGCGCGACGAAGGCGCCCTGCCCTTGTGA
- the mnmE gene encoding tRNA uridine-5-carboxymethylaminomethyl(34) synthesis GTPase MnmE: protein MTDTIFALSSGSPPAAIGVIRISGPNAVAALEQLSGDLPEARRAGVRNLRDREGQVLDRALVIWFDGPRTATGEDIAEIHCHGGRAVVSALETTLSGVSGVRKADPGEFTRRAFANGVIDLAEAEGLADLLTAETELQRRAAQASAGGGLSRKVDGWRDRLLHLSAQVEAALDFSDEDDVEALPPGFAEQTSELAQDIRSALNAPRAERLRDGIRVVLGGPPNSGKSSLFNALLDEGAAIVSAEAGTTRDVIERPIAFAGIPFILVDTAGLRESGAGEIETIGIGRAREEFERADIVLWLGPEGEGPSGSLEVAAKSDVAGYGKDSAVYSVSSATGSGVADLISGLIDRAQQILPKPGLAAFNQRQAQTLAEALDAIEGISVTSDTLICGERLRLARRALDRLLGRHSTEDVLDALFGRFCIGK from the coding sequence ATGACTGACACGATTTTCGCCCTGTCCAGCGGGTCGCCGCCCGCTGCCATCGGCGTAATCCGGATTAGCGGGCCAAACGCTGTTGCGGCTCTTGAGCAGTTGAGCGGAGATTTGCCCGAGGCCCGGCGCGCAGGTGTACGCAATTTGCGGGATCGCGAAGGGCAAGTGCTCGACCGGGCGTTGGTCATCTGGTTCGACGGGCCAAGGACCGCCACGGGCGAGGATATCGCCGAAATCCATTGCCATGGGGGAAGGGCGGTAGTCTCGGCCCTGGAGACAACTCTATCGGGAGTTTCCGGCGTTCGCAAAGCTGATCCGGGCGAATTTACGCGCCGGGCCTTTGCAAACGGCGTGATCGATCTGGCAGAGGCTGAGGGGCTGGCAGATTTACTTACAGCTGAAACCGAGTTGCAACGCCGCGCCGCGCAGGCATCTGCCGGCGGCGGGCTATCGCGCAAGGTGGATGGATGGCGAGACCGATTGCTGCATCTTTCTGCGCAAGTCGAAGCTGCGCTGGATTTCTCAGATGAGGACGATGTTGAGGCACTCCCTCCGGGATTTGCCGAGCAGACCAGCGAGCTTGCCCAAGATATCCGGTCGGCGTTGAATGCACCAAGGGCTGAAAGGCTGCGGGATGGCATCAGGGTCGTGCTCGGCGGGCCGCCCAATTCGGGAAAATCATCTCTTTTCAACGCACTGTTGGACGAGGGCGCAGCGATAGTTTCGGCAGAGGCGGGAACAACGAGGGATGTAATCGAGCGCCCGATCGCCTTTGCGGGGATACCGTTCATATTGGTCGATACTGCCGGCCTGCGCGAAAGCGGCGCGGGCGAAATCGAGACGATTGGTATTGGCCGGGCGCGTGAAGAATTTGAGCGTGCCGACATCGTCCTCTGGTTGGGGCCAGAGGGGGAAGGCCCTTCAGGTTCGCTCGAAGTGGCAGCAAAAAGTGATGTTGCTGGGTACGGTAAAGACAGCGCGGTTTATTCGGTTTCGTCAGCAACCGGTTCTGGCGTCGCTGATTTAATTTCCGGTCTGATCGATAGGGCGCAGCAAATTTTGCCAAAGCCGGGATTGGCTGCATTTAACCAACGACAGGCGCAAACCTTGGCGGAGGCGCTGGATGCCATCGAAGGTATTTCGGTGACTTCCGACACCCTCATTTGCGGCGAAAGGCTCCGATTGGCTCGGCGCGCTCTGGATCGTTTGCTCGGACGGCATTCGACAGAGGATGTTCTGGATGCACTGTTCGGGCGCTTTTGCATCGGCAAATAG
- a CDS encoding FMN-binding glutamate synthase family protein, whose product MEKLPFRYVVPVILYVLVAIAAVWEPARWMLWLLVPALLIATWDFSQEKHTLRRNYPLVGRIRWIMEDLRPFAQSYIVENDLEGRPFSHQARSLVYARAKGDLDSHPMGTELDVYSDEYEWVGHSIAPSKNAPDEWRVTVGQTTCQKPYSSALLNISAMSFGSLSARAIEALNAGAKQGNFAHNTGEGSISKYHRKPGGDLIWELGSGYFGARKENGRFDPDQFRENASSDQVKMIELKLSQGAKPGHGGVLPGRKVTEEIAEARGVPVGETVTSPANHPEFDTPIELLEFVTKLRELSGSKPVGIKLCVGLPHEIFALGKAMLETGLHPDFITVDGAEGGTGAAPLELSNSVGMPLREGQIFVRNMLVGTNMREKVKIATSGKIHSGAQMAKSFALGADWCNAARPFMFSLGCVQSMNCHKGTCPTGVATQEEWRQQGLIVEDKAPRVARFQRQTLNSLREITIAMGLDSPWEMKPLDMRERINGARSDAFDKIYYFAEPGVLLDKPSSTPLARHWEAARADSFRRH is encoded by the coding sequence ATGGAAAAACTGCCTTTCCGGTATGTCGTACCGGTCATCCTGTATGTGCTGGTGGCCATTGCGGCTGTATGGGAACCGGCGAGGTGGATGCTGTGGCTACTCGTGCCCGCCTTGCTCATTGCGACATGGGATTTCTCGCAGGAAAAGCATACACTTAGGCGTAATTACCCGCTCGTTGGACGGATCCGCTGGATCATGGAAGATTTGCGCCCGTTTGCGCAATCCTACATCGTCGAGAATGATCTTGAGGGCAGGCCATTCAGCCATCAGGCACGCTCTCTGGTCTATGCACGTGCGAAAGGCGACCTGGATTCGCACCCCATGGGGACCGAGCTCGACGTTTATTCCGACGAATACGAATGGGTCGGCCACTCCATCGCTCCATCGAAGAACGCGCCCGATGAATGGCGGGTCACCGTCGGGCAGACTACATGCCAGAAGCCATATTCGTCGGCCCTGCTAAATATTTCGGCCATGAGCTTCGGTTCGCTGTCCGCCCGGGCGATCGAGGCGCTCAATGCTGGTGCGAAACAAGGGAATTTCGCCCACAACACGGGCGAAGGCTCGATCAGCAAATACCACCGTAAACCCGGCGGCGATCTGATCTGGGAGCTGGGCAGCGGATACTTTGGCGCGAGAAAGGAAAATGGCCGGTTCGATCCGGACCAATTTCGCGAAAACGCATCGAGCGATCAGGTGAAGATGATCGAACTGAAGCTAAGCCAAGGTGCCAAGCCTGGTCACGGCGGCGTGCTCCCCGGACGCAAGGTTACCGAAGAAATTGCCGAAGCTCGCGGTGTCCCGGTTGGAGAGACGGTCACTTCGCCAGCCAATCATCCGGAATTCGACACGCCCATCGAGCTACTAGAATTCGTGACAAAACTGCGTGAGCTTTCAGGCAGTAAACCGGTCGGGATAAAGCTGTGCGTGGGCTTGCCGCACGAGATATTCGCCCTCGGGAAGGCGATGCTGGAAACTGGCCTTCACCCCGATTTCATCACTGTCGACGGCGCAGAAGGCGGCACTGGTGCGGCTCCGCTGGAGCTCAGCAACTCTGTCGGCATGCCGCTGCGCGAAGGGCAGATATTCGTGCGGAACATGCTTGTCGGCACAAATATGCGTGAGAAGGTAAAGATCGCCACTTCAGGCAAAATCCACTCAGGCGCCCAGATGGCAAAGAGCTTCGCGCTTGGTGCCGACTGGTGCAATGCTGCACGACCTTTCATGTTCTCGCTCGGCTGTGTGCAGTCGATGAATTGCCACAAGGGTACCTGCCCCACCGGGGTGGCTACCCAAGAAGAATGGCGCCAGCAGGGCCTTATCGTCGAGGACAAGGCACCGCGGGTTGCTCGCTTCCAACGACAAACCCTCAATTCGTTGCGGGAGATCACAATCGCCATGGGGCTCGATAGCCCATGGGAGATGAAACCGCTGGATATGCGCGAGCGTATCAACGGGGCGCGATCCGACGCGTTCGACAAGATCTATTATTTTGCGGAACCAGGGGTTCTGCTCGACAAACCTTCATCAACCCCGCTTGCCCGGCATTGGGAAGCCGCGCGGGCAGATAGCTTCAGGAGGCATTGA
- a CDS encoding DUF6489 family protein, producing MKVHIEIDCTPEEARTFMGLPDVGKANAVYVDMMSKAMKGVSSTDQLQEYAKQLAPMGQAGFKLFQSFMEGANAARTSPKSTKSSDDD from the coding sequence ATGAAGGTCCATATCGAAATCGACTGTACGCCGGAGGAGGCGCGGACCTTCATGGGCCTGCCAGATGTAGGCAAGGCCAATGCCGTCTATGTCGACATGATGTCCAAGGCGATGAAAGGTGTGTCGAGCACTGATCAGCTGCAGGAATACGCCAAGCAGCTCGCGCCGATGGGGCAGGCTGGTTTCAAGCTGTTCCAGAGCTTCATGGAAGGCGCGAATGCGGCACGCACATCGCCCAAATCCACCAAGTCTTCGGACGACGATTAA
- a CDS encoding CopD family protein, translating into MQDILAMTYLWLKAGHIIFMVFWLAGLFMLPRQMIYCHTAAPGSGEEATWARRMGLLRKIILTPSLIVVWVLGLALASSIAAFDQGWFHAKLLFVLLLTGFHGYMVAKSKKMSSGERPLSEKQLRLFGEVPGILLAIIVVLVIVKPF; encoded by the coding sequence ATGCAGGATATTCTTGCGATGACCTATCTCTGGCTCAAGGCCGGGCACATTATCTTCATGGTCTTCTGGCTGGCGGGGCTGTTCATGCTGCCGCGCCAGATGATCTATTGCCATACTGCCGCGCCCGGTTCGGGCGAAGAAGCGACATGGGCCAGGCGCATGGGTTTGCTGCGCAAGATCATTTTGACTCCAAGCCTGATCGTTGTCTGGGTTCTCGGGCTCGCGCTTGCATCAAGCATCGCGGCTTTCGACCAGGGCTGGTTCCACGCCAAGCTGCTCTTCGTGCTGCTGCTGACAGGCTTCCACGGTTACATGGTGGCCAAGTCGAAAAAGATGAGTTCCGGCGAGCGGCCACTGAGCGAAAAGCAATTGCGGCTGTTTGGCGAGGTGCCGGGCATCCTGCTGGCAATTATCGTCGTTCTGGTAATCGTAAAGCCGTTCTGA
- a CDS encoding BLUF domain-containing protein produces MQRVVYSSVAAKGTTSADVFKIIETSARNNPERRITGFLIYDSDRFLQLVEGPVLSLQALLETLDDDDRHHSIEILHRGNADERWFPDWGMKRLINFTGEPALDEIRAVLNLKEGGDPIYQIVREFLS; encoded by the coding sequence ATGCAACGTGTTGTCTACAGCAGTGTGGCCGCAAAAGGCACTACATCAGCCGATGTGTTCAAGATCATCGAAACTTCGGCGCGGAATAATCCCGAGCGTCGGATCACAGGTTTTCTGATCTACGACAGCGATCGGTTCCTCCAGCTGGTCGAGGGCCCGGTCCTGTCATTGCAGGCCCTTCTCGAAACGCTAGACGATGATGACAGACATCATTCGATCGAAATATTGCATCGCGGAAATGCGGACGAGCGGTGGTTCCCCGACTGGGGGATGAAACGCTTGATCAACTTCACGGGAGAGCCGGCCTTGGACGAAATCAGAGCGGTGCTGAACTTAAAAGAGGGCGGCGATCCGATTTACCAGATCGTGAGGGAATTCCTGTCCTAA
- a CDS encoding pyruvate, water dikinase regulatory protein: MVYPVLLHRPKVTIIADRIHLHLLSDSTGETLEMLAKAALAQFDDADVVRHFWPMVRSRQHLDRIVPELKANPGLVLFTLVNPEARARLEEVCSQNGLPAVPILDRVTAALEQALGQEAHGRPGRQHQMDKAYFERVEAIQFTIAHDDGIGWDNWEEADIVLAGVSRSSKTPTSIYLANRGYKVANIPLVVESPPPQKLFELKKPLIVGLTTAPERLVQIRRNRLLTLNEQSKTDYIDNERVKSEVAFARRMFADNGWPVIDVTRRSIEETAAAIIRLCGERSIGSGGDFEGVKAI, translated from the coding sequence GTGGTTTATCCGGTGCTTCTCCACAGGCCGAAAGTGACCATCATCGCCGACCGTATCCACCTCCACCTCCTGTCCGATTCCACTGGTGAAACGCTGGAAATGCTCGCCAAGGCAGCGCTTGCCCAGTTCGACGATGCCGATGTCGTGCGCCATTTCTGGCCCATGGTGCGTTCGCGCCAGCATCTCGACCGGATCGTGCCAGAGCTCAAAGCCAATCCCGGCCTGGTCCTGTTTACCCTGGTCAATCCTGAAGCGCGCGCCCGTCTGGAAGAAGTCTGTTCACAAAACGGTCTACCGGCTGTGCCCATTCTCGACCGCGTGACCGCGGCCTTGGAACAGGCTCTGGGACAAGAGGCGCACGGACGTCCCGGCCGCCAGCATCAGATGGACAAGGCCTATTTCGAGCGCGTTGAGGCGATCCAGTTCACGATCGCCCATGATGACGGGATCGGCTGGGACAATTGGGAAGAAGCCGACATTGTCCTGGCAGGTGTTTCCCGCAGCTCGAAAACGCCAACCAGCATCTATCTTGCAAACCGCGGGTACAAGGTTGCGAACATCCCCCTCGTGGTCGAAAGTCCGCCGCCGCAGAAGCTGTTCGAATTGAAGAAACCGCTGATTGTGGGGCTGACGACTGCACCCGAGCGGCTTGTTCAAATCAGGCGCAATCGCTTGCTGACGCTCAACGAACAATCGAAGACCGATTATATCGATAATGAGCGCGTCAAATCCGAAGTGGCTTTTGCGCGGCGCATGTTTGCCGACAATGGCTGGCCGGTAATCGACGTGACACGCCGCTCGATTGAGGAAACCGCTGCGGCAATTATTCGCCTGTGCGGTGAACGCAGCATAGGGTCCGGTGGAGATTTCGAAGGGGTGAAAGCGATATGA
- the hemE gene encoding uroporphyrinogen decarboxylase, whose amino-acid sequence MPGLLLDTLNGKRADSVPLWLMRQAGRYLPEYRELRAQKGGFLAMAYDSEAACEITLQPIDRFGFDGAILFSDILIVPHALGQHLEFLAGEGPKLSPPLVDAALESLTKDPTRYDPIYETVRLCRGRLPEGVTMLGFAGSPWTVATYMVAGEGSRDQHDARALAYRDPRKLQAIIDAITHETIEYLCGQIEAGAEAVQLFDSWSGSLAPDQFERWVIAPNAKIVAALASRHPETPVIGFPKGAGEKLPAYARETGVKAVGVDETLDPVWVARELPAGMAVQGNLDPLLLLSGSPALEPRINAILEAFSDRPHVFNLGHGIDRRTPIENVERLIAAVRGWRG is encoded by the coding sequence ATGCCTGGTCTCCTGCTCGATACTCTGAACGGAAAGCGCGCTGACAGCGTGCCGCTTTGGCTCATGCGGCAAGCGGGTCGATACCTTCCGGAATACCGCGAACTCAGGGCGCAAAAGGGCGGATTTCTCGCGATGGCCTATGATAGCGAGGCTGCCTGTGAGATTACCTTGCAGCCCATCGACCGGTTCGGTTTCGACGGGGCTATCCTGTTTTCCGATATCCTGATCGTCCCGCATGCACTCGGCCAGCATCTCGAGTTCCTGGCGGGCGAGGGGCCGAAGCTGTCTCCGCCCCTGGTGGATGCTGCACTCGAAAGTCTGACCAAGGACCCCACGCGGTACGATCCGATTTACGAAACCGTGCGCCTGTGCCGCGGCCGTCTTCCGGAAGGTGTGACGATGCTCGGCTTTGCGGGAAGCCCGTGGACCGTGGCGACTTACATGGTGGCAGGCGAGGGTAGCCGGGACCAGCATGATGCGCGGGCTTTGGCTTACCGCGATCCACGTAAATTGCAGGCGATCATCGATGCAATCACGCATGAAACGATCGAATATCTTTGCGGCCAGATCGAAGCAGGCGCCGAAGCAGTGCAGCTGTTCGACAGTTGGTCAGGCAGCTTGGCGCCCGATCAGTTCGAACGCTGGGTCATCGCCCCCAATGCGAAGATCGTCGCAGCCCTGGCTTCGCGGCATCCCGAAACTCCCGTAATCGGCTTCCCGAAGGGTGCCGGTGAGAAACTGCCGGCCTATGCCCGCGAAACGGGTGTGAAGGCTGTCGGAGTGGATGAAACGCTTGATCCGGTCTGGGTAGCTCGCGAATTACCGGCCGGTATGGCCGTACAGGGCAATCTGGACCCGCTTCTGCTGCTTTCAGGTAGTCCAGCCCTCGAACCCCGCATCAACGCAATCCTCGAGGCTTTTTCAGACCGGCCGCATGTATTCAATCTGGGCCACGGGATCGACCGCCGCACGCCAATCGAAAATGTTGAGCGGCTGATTGCGGCTGTTCGCGGATGGCGGGGGTGA